The genomic stretch GGTATTattgtaaatgtaattattttttgaaaCACTTATTCTAAGTCTATCATTCCTTGCAAGTTAGAATCATTACCAACAAATTATTCAAAAGTGAATGCCCTGTTTTGTAGAACGTGACAGAACAAAAGTTGAAACTCTATCTCagttagattttttttcttttcaaaataacTTCATCAATATTGATAGAAAATTATTATAACTATGTCTATATAATGGTTACTCATTCTTTTATATTAGATTTGTTATTTTGTTGATATAGTGGTGCGGTTTTTGTAATGTGTAATGGTTTAGGTCGACTCTGTTggaactttttttatttttttttaaaagttaaaagtgaattgttaaaataaaaaaaaggacaTTTGTGTGTAATACAAGAAAAGTTCCAAACGCTCCTCCAAGAGTGTATATAAGATGTAAGTGTCATACATGAggtactttatttatttttgttgaaaaattatttaataaaataaatatttttatttattaattaattttaaaacggtTTATTAGAAGCAATAAACTTGATCCGTTTTAATTACATATGACCACGACAATTTATTGGTGAACGACTTCTCTACATAAGTAAGATCTAAAAACTTTCTcttctaaaaaaaatagaattttctCTGAGCTTTTGAGGGTGTATGAGAGTGAATCCTTTCGATGCAGAGAGGTATCGTATACCACACTTagggcagagccgcgaaacgtcttaaagagagcgacattGTCCACGACTCAGCCAAAAATCTTGTATCGGTAATCCGTTCCAATTATTATTTCTTTTCAGAATACAATATTTAACACATTCATTTGGAATAAACACATCATGGTAATAGTGAAAGAGGAAGAAATTTACGATATGCCTAATCTAATGCATAAGAGGCTTTTCACCAAATTATTCTCTTGCAAAGCTTGTAACCAGACAAGAGAGCACAAAGAGCCATAACAAGGCAAGTGGCGAAAGAGAAACCGACGGAGACGATAGACCCCTTCCAAAGCGAGGAATATGACTCCATGTTTTTAATGGCAGGTACTGCTACTGATGAAGATGAAACCAGAAGATATACCAACAACTGAGACAATATAATAAGTTATCAGTAATTAGTAATTAGACTTCTCTGATCATAAAGTCAACCTTTTTCGGTTTTGGTTTTGTtctaaacaattaattaaaagaaGAATTAAGCTTTGTAAACTTACTTGATCAACAATGAAGCTACTGTAATCAGAGACCATGTCTGACATAATAATACCCTTGTCTGCAATCTCAAGAATGCCTTTGAAAAGTTGGAAAACTGAGTATGCAAAAGCTAGCATCGTTATTGTGAAGCAGTACCTATATTCACAAGTGTTGACAAAAGTATATTATGTAGTGAAAACAACTAATAGTACTTGTATAGTAAAAACTTTTATTTGGTTTGTCATACAGATTTgtccattttattttctgagaatTTTGCATTGAAAATAAGTAATAATGAAGTCCTTCTagttaaattttatatattataaaccTCCAATATTTCCAAACAACGAAAAACT from Humulus lupulus chromosome 5, drHumLupu1.1, whole genome shotgun sequence encodes the following:
- the LOC133778358 gene encoding CASP-like protein 4A4, encoding MEGEKDSSRSKSMAKGSPLPLAANSSFPQHHHQHPFPTPSPFSVSVASTGWSSRPTINHFSLFLRFLAFLFSFVSALSLVILAPKKKVRGSSSSSSFGEFSELLYCFTITMLAFAYSVFQLFKGILEIADKGIIMSDMVSDYSSFIVDQLLVYLLVSSSSVAVPAIKNMESYSSLWKGSIVSVGFSFATCLVMALCALLSGYKLCKRIIW